One genomic window of Tenacibaculum tangerinum includes the following:
- the rnc gene encoding ribonuclease III: MNFLRRIVKPQNKEDENFYYELKELLNFKPIKLSLYKKAFTHRSLKLVDSKGNPVNYERLEFLGDAILSTVIASYLYKKVPEGDEGYLTQMRSKVVSREHLNTLGKDLDLIKFVKSSISKEHISNNIHGNIFEALVGAIYLDRGYNYCHQFIYEQVIMPYVDIEQLEGKISSYKSFVIEWCQKKKKKYKFDSYEDSGNQLKKHFTVRVSIDGNIIAKGRATSKKKAEEIAAKRTYYAMQKQMLEP; encoded by the coding sequence ATGAATTTTCTACGTAGAATTGTTAAACCCCAAAATAAAGAGGATGAAAATTTCTACTACGAACTAAAAGAACTACTTAATTTCAAGCCAATTAAGTTATCTCTATACAAAAAAGCATTTACCCACAGATCTCTGAAATTGGTTGATAGTAAAGGAAATCCTGTAAACTATGAACGTCTAGAATTTCTCGGTGATGCCATACTCAGTACGGTAATAGCTTCGTATTTATATAAGAAAGTACCTGAAGGAGACGAAGGATACTTAACGCAAATGCGTTCTAAGGTTGTGAGCAGAGAGCATCTGAATACTTTAGGTAAAGATCTTGACTTGATTAAGTTTGTTAAGAGTAGTATTTCTAAAGAACATATTAGCAACAATATTCACGGAAATATTTTTGAAGCACTTGTAGGTGCTATTTACTTAGATAGAGGGTATAATTACTGTCATCAATTTATATACGAGCAGGTGATAATGCCTTATGTAGATATTGAGCAATTAGAAGGTAAAATATCAAGTTATAAAAGCTTTGTTATCGAATGGTGTCAGAAGAAAAAGAAGAAATATAAATTCGATTCTTACGAAGATTCAGGTAATCAATTAAAAAAACACTTTACTGTTCGTGTTAGTATTGATGGAAACATTATAGCGAAAGGAAGAGCAACATCAAAGAAAAAAGCAGAAGAGATTGCAGCAAAAAGAACCTACTATGCAATGCAAAAACAAATGCTTGAGCCTTAA
- the pyk gene encoding pyruvate kinase, translating to MPHNKKTKIVATLGPATSTKEVLAEMATAGVNVFRINFSHADYEIVKDQIRQIREINKEKGYNLAILADLQGPKLRVGVMQEGVELKAGDTFVFTTEKCEGTKEKAYMTYQRFPKDVKVGEKILVDDGKLLFEVISTNKENEVVTKVVVGGALKSKKGVNLPNTKISLPALTEKDKKDVVFALKQEVDWIALSFVRTPEDLRILRDIIKQKSRYRVPVIAKIEKPEAVENIDALIPFCDGLMVARGDLGVEVPMQDVPLIQKGLVLRAKQARIPVIIATQMMETMITNPVPTRAEVNDVANSIMDGADAVMLSGETSVGKHPVKVIQKMTEIIGSVEFSDLIKVPHEPPHIRTNRFITKSICHHAASMADDINAAAIATLTNSGYTAFQISAWRPKSHVLAFSSEKRILGKLNLLWGVRAYFYDRELSTDDTIEDINEIAKEKGYVKAGDFVINLSSMPVKAKGMVNTLRVSHID from the coding sequence ATGCCACATAACAAGAAAACAAAAATCGTAGCAACATTAGGTCCAGCAACAAGTACTAAAGAGGTTTTAGCAGAAATGGCTACAGCTGGTGTAAATGTTTTTAGAATTAACTTTTCACATGCAGATTATGAAATCGTAAAAGATCAAATACGTCAAATACGTGAAATAAATAAAGAAAAAGGCTACAATTTAGCAATACTAGCAGATTTGCAAGGTCCAAAGCTTAGAGTAGGTGTTATGCAAGAGGGGGTTGAATTAAAGGCTGGAGATACTTTTGTTTTTACAACAGAAAAATGTGAAGGTACCAAAGAAAAAGCTTATATGACTTATCAACGTTTTCCTAAAGACGTAAAAGTAGGCGAAAAGATTTTAGTTGATGATGGTAAGTTGTTGTTTGAAGTAATTTCAACAAATAAAGAGAATGAAGTAGTAACCAAAGTAGTAGTGGGAGGCGCTTTGAAGTCAAAGAAAGGAGTAAATCTTCCAAACACGAAAATTTCATTACCAGCCTTAACAGAAAAGGATAAAAAAGATGTTGTTTTTGCTTTAAAACAAGAAGTAGACTGGATTGCACTTTCATTTGTAAGAACACCAGAAGACCTTCGTATTTTACGAGATATCATCAAACAGAAATCTCGTTATAGAGTTCCGGTAATTGCAAAAATTGAAAAACCAGAAGCTGTTGAAAATATCGATGCATTAATTCCGTTTTGTGATGGACTCATGGTAGCGCGTGGCGATTTAGGTGTTGAGGTACCTATGCAAGATGTGCCTTTAATACAAAAAGGTTTGGTACTTAGGGCAAAGCAGGCAAGAATACCTGTAATCATTGCCACTCAGATGATGGAAACTATGATTACAAATCCTGTGCCTACTAGAGCAGAAGTAAATGATGTAGCCAACTCTATTATGGATGGTGCTGATGCAGTAATGCTTTCTGGAGAAACTTCGGTAGGAAAACACCCTGTTAAAGTGATTCAAAAGATGACAGAAATTATAGGAAGTGTTGAGTTTTCAGATTTAATAAAAGTGCCACACGAACCACCACATATTCGTACGAATAGATTCATTACAAAATCTATATGTCATCATGCAGCGTCAATGGCTGACGATATTAATGCTGCAGCGATAGCTACACTTACAAATAGTGGTTATACGGCTTTTCAAATATCAGCTTGGAGACCTAAATCGCATGTATTAGCTTTTTCGTCTGAGAAAAGAATTTTAGGGAAACTAAATTTATTATGGGGAGTTAGAGCTTATTTTTATGATAGAGAACTAAGTACCGATGATACCATTGAAGATATTAATGAAATAGCGAAAGAAAAAGGATATGTGAAAGCAGGAGATTTTGTCATAAATTTATCTTCAATGCCTGTAAAAGCAAAAGGAATGGTAAATACGCTTCGTGTTTCTCATATTGATTAA
- a CDS encoding acyl carrier protein → MSDIASRVKAIIVDKLGVDDNEVTNEASFTNDLGADSLDTVELIMEFEKEFDIQIPDDQAENIGTVGQAISYIEDAKK, encoded by the coding sequence ATGTCAGACATTGCATCAAGAGTAAAAGCAATTATCGTAGACAAATTAGGAGTAGACGATAACGAAGTAACTAACGAAGCAAGCTTCACAAACGATTTAGGGGCAGATTCTTTAGATACGGTTGAGTTAATCATGGAATTCGAAAAAGAGTTCGATATTCAAATTCCAGACGATCAAGCAGAAAACATTGGTACTGTTGGTCAAGCGATTAGCTATATTGAAGACGCAAAAAAATAA
- a CDS encoding TonB-dependent receptor: MKKIIIITLLSLCNFAFSQSKGIVTGIVTDKEMGGEALPFANVFVKGTSIGATTDMDGKYTLSIPVGNQTIVFSFVGYKTVEKPVSIKAGETITINQELGANEGVTLDEVEIKASTSKDKASALLLEQKKASVIKESIGAEELSSKGISDAAGAVSKISGVSKQEGSSNVYVRGLGDRYLNTTMNGLSLPSNDIAKKNIDLNLFPSDIIENVSISKAYASNFYGDFAAGNIDISSKEYRGNGFVEVNIGSGVNSRAMGEDFRKSEGTGDFGYYNRFEHNPFAVILSHGVDPVNAGSPINNAIGMNAGKSFNFKDGSRLSLFGTASFSRDFEYREGPVVDYSNVFKKEFPNAKEYEYATSTTAMLSALYSINSNNRVKFTSLFLNNSADEVGYYGFKGLGRNRDALNNTDEGFYQMNVQYNQDLVFVNQLTGEHKFEDDRLKVNWGIGYNNVFAHEPDRKRISLENFHNTLDNDPNTNAIFFTNNSFDNQRYFQKIIDEELNSRVNLAYQATDNLTFNFGYNGRIKERDFNNIRYGYDILDSKYEVSDVHNFNSIFNLENAQIFKNQTGKIFRLDVFRKLPGFENSNIASLPGLYENTYSGELRIHAGYISAEIKSGEKWVFVPGVRVESFNQEITYDVININPKDPGFRNASETFFLPSLNIKYALNEDQNVRFNFSQTVSVPEFKEVAPFIYEGIGERIGGNPDLLDNPSFSKIFNLDLKYEWFISRDELLSIGAFGKQINDPVNLVIANSAAGNQRYFRTGNKATVAGVEVEMRKNIVKDEDDNTVMSAGINFTYMHTEQDLKKEIKGVSGYATAFNRDSDELQGASPYLINANLNYTPTQFKNYKPITSLVFSYFSDRIDALGAGELGNIIEKGVPTVDFVWKNKFGENWEIDLKAKNLLDPSIRRVRENTSIGDVTLSEYKRGTNISLGLKYKF, translated from the coding sequence ATGAAAAAAATAATAATAATTACTCTTTTAAGCCTTTGCAATTTTGCATTTTCACAAAGTAAAGGTATTGTAACAGGAATTGTAACAGATAAAGAGATGGGTGGTGAGGCATTACCTTTTGCGAATGTCTTTGTTAAAGGAACTTCAATTGGAGCAACAACCGATATGGACGGTAAATATACACTTAGTATACCTGTCGGAAACCAAACCATCGTCTTTAGCTTCGTGGGTTATAAAACTGTTGAAAAACCAGTTAGCATAAAGGCAGGTGAAACGATTACTATTAATCAAGAATTGGGTGCTAACGAAGGAGTTACCTTAGACGAAGTTGAAATTAAAGCTTCTACCAGTAAAGATAAAGCTAGTGCCTTGTTACTAGAACAAAAGAAGGCTTCGGTAATTAAAGAAAGTATTGGTGCTGAAGAACTATCTTCTAAAGGTATTTCTGATGCTGCAGGCGCGGTTTCAAAAATATCAGGCGTCTCAAAACAAGAAGGCTCTAGCAACGTGTATGTTCGTGGTTTAGGTGATCGATATTTAAACACTACCATGAACGGTCTTTCATTACCGTCAAATGATATTGCTAAGAAAAACATCGATTTGAATTTATTTCCATCAGACATTATTGAAAATGTATCTATCAGCAAGGCCTACGCTTCAAATTTCTACGGAGACTTTGCCGCTGGTAATATTGATATCTCTTCTAAAGAATACAGAGGAAATGGTTTTGTAGAAGTAAACATTGGGTCGGGTGTAAATTCTAGAGCCATGGGAGAAGACTTCAGAAAAAGTGAAGGAACAGGAGATTTCGGTTATTACAATCGTTTCGAACACAATCCTTTTGCAGTCATTTTATCTCACGGAGTAGACCCTGTAAATGCAGGAAGTCCAATTAACAACGCTATCGGTATGAATGCAGGTAAGTCTTTTAATTTTAAAGATGGAAGCAGATTAAGTCTTTTTGGTACCGCATCATTCAGTAGAGATTTTGAATACAGAGAAGGACCTGTGGTAGATTACTCGAATGTATTTAAAAAAGAATTTCCCAACGCTAAAGAATACGAATACGCTACCTCAACAACAGCTATGTTAAGTGCTTTATATAGTATTAATAGCAATAACAGAGTAAAGTTTACGTCGCTATTTTTAAACAATTCAGCCGATGAAGTGGGTTACTATGGTTTTAAAGGATTGGGTAGAAACAGAGATGCGCTAAATAATACTGACGAAGGCTTCTATCAAATGAACGTGCAATACAATCAAGATTTAGTATTTGTAAATCAGTTGACAGGTGAGCATAAATTTGAAGATGACAGACTTAAAGTAAATTGGGGAATTGGCTATAATAATGTGTTTGCTCACGAGCCAGACAGAAAGAGAATTAGCTTAGAGAATTTTCACAACACGTTAGATAATGATCCGAATACCAATGCCATATTTTTCACCAACAACTCTTTCGATAACCAACGTTATTTCCAAAAAATAATTGATGAAGAATTAAACAGCCGTGTGAATTTGGCCTACCAAGCTACAGACAACCTAACCTTCAATTTTGGGTACAACGGAAGAATTAAAGAAAGAGATTTTAACAACATTCGATATGGTTACGATATCTTAGATTCGAAATATGAAGTTTCAGATGTACACAACTTCAACAGTATTTTTAATCTTGAAAACGCACAAATCTTCAAAAACCAAACTGGTAAAATCTTTAGATTAGATGTGTTTAGAAAACTTCCTGGCTTTGAAAACAGTAACATCGCTAGCTTACCAGGGTTGTATGAAAACACCTATAGTGGTGAGTTAAGAATACATGCCGGATATATTTCAGCAGAAATTAAATCAGGCGAAAAATGGGTATTTGTTCCAGGTGTTAGAGTCGAATCTTTCAATCAAGAAATTACGTACGACGTTATCAATATCAACCCTAAAGACCCTGGTTTTAGAAATGCGTCAGAAACATTTTTCTTACCGAGTTTAAATATAAAATATGCCCTAAACGAAGACCAAAACGTACGTTTTAACTTTAGTCAAACGGTATCTGTGCCTGAATTTAAAGAGGTAGCTCCGTTTATTTATGAAGGAATTGGAGAGAGAATAGGGGGAAATCCAGATTTATTAGACAATCCTTCATTCTCTAAAATCTTCAATTTAGACCTAAAATACGAATGGTTTATTTCTAGAGATGAATTACTATCTATCGGTGCTTTTGGTAAGCAAATTAACGATCCTGTAAACCTAGTAATAGCCAACAGTGCTGCGGGTAATCAACGTTATTTTAGAACTGGTAACAAAGCAACAGTTGCTGGTGTAGAGGTTGAAATGCGTAAAAACATCGTAAAAGATGAAGACGATAATACCGTAATGTCTGCGGGTATTAATTTCACCTATATGCATACCGAGCAAGACTTGAAAAAAGAAATCAAAGGAGTTTCTGGGTACGCTACCGCATTTAATAGAGATAGTGATGAACTACAAGGAGCTTCACCTTATTTAATCAATGCAAATTTGAATTATACCCCTACGCAGTTTAAAAACTACAAACCTATCACTTCCTTAGTCTTTTCGTATTTCTCTGACAGAATTGATGCCTTGGGTGCTGGTGAATTAGGAAATATTATCGAAAAAGGGGTTCCTACGGTTGATTTTGTTTGGAAAAATAAGTTTGGTGAAAACTGGGAAATCGATTTAAAAGCCAAGAACTTGTTAGACCCATCAATAAGAAGGGTTCGAGAGAACACCTCTATTGGAGATGTAACCCTATCTGAATACAAAAGAGGAACGAATATTAGCTTAGGACTTAAATACAAATTTTAA
- a CDS encoding IPExxxVDY family protein, whose protein sequence is MPIYEVNINEFSNDDYKLIGIHTTLYEYKLAYLLNKHLHIRFSRENNDLDFVQKSRKSSYSVYKYTDTKLCRDWFLISNTFKSTLEVESIGLFNQSESIRYLIPEKKKVDFLLKLEGDFDYKSTLEAIELINKIPQIITSYKIELNTLKSKDFLIF, encoded by the coding sequence ATGCCAATTTATGAGGTGAATATAAATGAATTTTCTAATGATGATTACAAATTGATAGGAATTCATACTACTTTATATGAGTATAAATTAGCTTATCTATTAAACAAGCATTTACATATTAGGTTTAGTAGAGAAAATAATGATTTAGATTTCGTTCAAAAAAGTAGAAAGTCCTCTTATTCAGTGTATAAATACACAGACACTAAATTGTGTCGAGATTGGTTTTTGATATCAAATACGTTTAAATCTACTTTAGAAGTTGAATCGATAGGGCTGTTTAATCAAAGTGAATCCATTAGATATTTGATACCAGAAAAAAAGAAAGTTGATTTTTTGTTGAAATTAGAGGGAGATTTTGATTATAAATCGACTTTAGAAGCCATAGAATTAATCAACAAGATTCCACAAATAATAACCTCATATAAAATTGAGTTAAACACCTTAAAATCGAAAGATTTTTTAATTTTTTAA
- a CDS encoding TonB-dependent receptor, giving the protein MKHRIAFVIIIVSSIVNGQIIKGKVTSSSGEHIPFANVFIKGTANGTTTDESGYYTLEATKNKFVLVASTIGFLSERKTVTMHSSEEKTVNFILTETAEILDQVTITGTRTDKRSTNSPVIVNVINSQTLADVQACNLSEGLKFQTGLRVETDCQTCNYTQLRMNGLAGGYSQILINGRPIFSPLTGLYGLEQVPTNMIERIEVVRGGGSALYGSSAIGGTVNVITKIPKKSNYSIGYTYQNIKGTSDYIIAGNATVVNEDHNAGASFFINNRKRGLYDANGDNYSEVSELKNNSFGTNLFLLPTENQKIEVNFSKMNEYRYGGEMVDNAPHFAMQSEERVHDVYVGNIDYQINFNDDKSAIISYFATQHTDREHYTGIRPDINTPEDTEHLASPPYGNSTTTTLQGGLQFNHRLETFLGGNNVLTIGSEFVQDDVFDVIDAYEYKVDQVTQNFGFFFQSDWEINKRLNLLTGIRYDNHKLNALKQDKTQKTIINNVASPRISLLFKPFENTQIRGTWGTGFRAPQAFDTDLHIAFAGGGISRVVLADNLKRERSNSYTLSFNYDKPTEHYIYGFTFESFYTNLKDAFYLEAVGEDAFGEVFKKRNSDGAVVQGITLETRLNYDGVLQLDAGFTYQSSTYNSAINNSDELPLERDFLRTPNTYGYATATYTPNQKFTTALNLVYTGSMKVLHLASPLNLANDAYVTSPSFFNLGINSSYVFEIEKLHTNLELTAGIKNVFDAYQATFDIGKERDSNFIYGPATPRTVVFGIKLSSN; this is encoded by the coding sequence ATGAAACATCGCATTGCTTTTGTAATTATAATCGTATCGAGTATTGTAAACGGACAAATAATTAAAGGAAAAGTTACGTCCTCTTCTGGAGAGCATATTCCGTTTGCTAATGTTTTTATAAAGGGAACAGCGAATGGAACTACGACTGATGAATCTGGTTACTATACCTTAGAAGCTACCAAAAATAAATTCGTTTTAGTAGCTTCAACCATTGGTTTTTTGTCAGAAAGAAAAACCGTTACGATGCATTCTTCTGAAGAAAAAACAGTCAATTTTATACTGACCGAAACTGCTGAAATTTTAGACCAAGTTACCATCACTGGAACTCGTACTGATAAACGCAGCACTAACAGTCCCGTTATTGTTAATGTGATTAACAGTCAAACCTTGGCAGACGTTCAGGCCTGTAATTTATCGGAAGGATTAAAATTTCAAACGGGTTTACGTGTTGAAACCGATTGCCAAACGTGCAACTATACACAACTTCGTATGAATGGTTTAGCGGGTGGTTACTCTCAAATTCTAATTAATGGTCGCCCAATTTTTAGTCCGCTAACTGGATTGTACGGACTCGAACAGGTTCCTACCAATATGATTGAGCGAATAGAAGTGGTTCGTGGTGGTGGTTCTGCCTTGTATGGCTCTAGTGCTATTGGTGGTACGGTAAATGTAATTACTAAAATTCCGAAGAAAAGCAACTATAGTATTGGGTATACCTATCAAAATATCAAAGGAACTTCTGATTATATTATTGCCGGAAATGCTACCGTAGTAAACGAAGATCACAATGCTGGTGCTTCCTTTTTTATCAACAACCGAAAAAGAGGACTATACGATGCGAATGGTGATAATTATTCTGAAGTATCTGAGCTAAAAAACAATTCTTTTGGTACCAATTTGTTTTTACTTCCAACAGAAAATCAAAAAATAGAAGTGAATTTCAGCAAAATGAACGAATATCGTTATGGTGGAGAAATGGTTGATAATGCGCCTCATTTTGCCATGCAATCGGAAGAACGCGTACACGATGTGTATGTAGGAAATATTGATTATCAAATCAACTTTAACGATGATAAAAGTGCTATCATTTCGTATTTCGCTACACAACATACCGACCGAGAACATTATACAGGAATTCGCCCTGATATAAATACTCCTGAAGATACCGAACACCTAGCAAGTCCTCCGTATGGGAACTCCACCACAACGACTCTTCAAGGAGGTTTGCAATTTAACCACCGATTAGAAACATTTTTAGGAGGAAATAATGTACTAACCATTGGTAGTGAATTTGTACAAGACGATGTTTTTGATGTTATTGATGCTTATGAATATAAGGTAGACCAAGTAACTCAAAATTTCGGATTCTTTTTTCAAAGTGATTGGGAAATTAACAAACGATTAAATCTACTAACAGGTATTCGCTATGACAACCATAAACTAAATGCTTTAAAACAAGATAAAACTCAAAAAACAATTATTAACAATGTGGCTAGTCCGAGAATATCTTTATTGTTCAAGCCTTTTGAAAACACACAAATTAGAGGAACTTGGGGTACTGGATTTAGGGCACCACAAGCTTTTGACACCGATTTACATATTGCCTTTGCTGGTGGTGGAATTTCGCGTGTAGTACTAGCTGATAATCTAAAAAGAGAACGTTCTAACAGCTATACACTATCTTTTAATTACGATAAACCTACCGAGCATTATATATACGGATTCACTTTTGAGAGTTTTTACACCAACTTAAAAGATGCTTTTTATTTAGAAGCTGTTGGCGAAGATGCCTTTGGTGAGGTTTTTAAAAAAAGAAATAGTGATGGTGCCGTAGTGCAAGGTATTACCCTAGAAACTCGACTAAACTATGATGGAGTTTTACAATTAGATGCAGGCTTTACCTATCAGTCGAGCACCTACAATTCTGCAATAAACAATTCGGATGAATTACCTCTTGAAAGAGATTTTTTACGTACACCAAACACGTATGGCTATGCTACTGCAACGTATACTCCAAACCAAAAATTTACAACTGCTCTAAATTTAGTATACACAGGCAGTATGAAAGTGCTTCACTTAGCTTCTCCACTCAACTTAGCAAACGATGCGTATGTTACTTCTCCTTCTTTCTTTAATTTGGGAATAAATAGCAGTTATGTTTTTGAAATAGAAAAACTACATACAAACCTAGAGCTTACCGCTGGAATTAAGAATGTTTTTGATGCATATCAAGCTACATTTGACATCGGCAAAGAGCGTGACAGCAATTTTATTTATGGACCTGCCACACCAAGAACTGTGGTATTTGGGATAAAACTCTCTAGTAATTAA
- a CDS encoding multidrug transporter produces MKHNFLLGLALAATLFTSCGDDDTADIIINDNSVTNNNNNGGGTNNDQTVELTGNYTTDVTLDASKSYVITGPVIFEDGATLTIPAGTVVKAAATGADVYLAISQGAKIIAEGTSSQPIIFTSNATTPNAGDWGGLILLGKAPINSVTGGDATSTSEIASLPYGGSIADDNSGVLRYVRVEYSGGKADGQSENNGFSFYGVGNGTTVAYIQMFEGKDDGIEFFGGTVNVSNVSIVNAEDDSIDWTEGYSGTITDAYVMHGTDHDKGIEADGYNTDIGNLSSPKFFSKPTVTNLTIEGLGSGTGNEAIRLRAGTQGIFNNVLLVGFAEGFDLDGDATDNPTGNGVVAGDLKATDVKFDDITVKVKNDTGVAFAESDFVTENDTATGTDYATWGAGWTRK; encoded by the coding sequence ATGAAACATAATTTTTTATTAGGATTAGCTTTAGCCGCTACTTTATTCACTTCGTGTGGAGATGATGATACTGCTGATATTATTATTAATGATAATAGTGTAACCAACAACAATAATAATGGTGGAGGAACTAACAACGACCAAACAGTCGAATTAACAGGTAATTATACTACTGATGTAACATTAGATGCCTCTAAATCGTATGTGATTACAGGACCTGTTATTTTTGAGGATGGAGCTACACTAACAATTCCTGCTGGTACAGTTGTGAAAGCTGCAGCAACTGGTGCAGATGTATATTTAGCTATTTCTCAAGGAGCAAAAATTATTGCAGAAGGAACTTCTAGCCAACCTATTATTTTTACTTCGAACGCTACAACTCCTAATGCAGGTGACTGGGGTGGATTGATCTTATTAGGTAAAGCGCCTATTAACTCTGTAACTGGGGGAGATGCTACTTCTACTTCTGAAATTGCAAGCTTACCTTACGGTGGTAGCATTGCCGATGACAATTCAGGTGTTTTACGTTATGTGAGAGTGGAATACTCAGGAGGCAAAGCGGATGGACAATCAGAAAATAACGGATTTTCTTTCTACGGAGTTGGAAATGGTACTACTGTAGCGTATATTCAAATGTTTGAAGGAAAAGATGACGGCATAGAATTCTTTGGAGGAACTGTAAATGTAAGTAATGTATCTATTGTTAATGCTGAAGATGATTCTATTGACTGGACCGAAGGGTATTCTGGTACGATTACAGATGCGTACGTTATGCACGGTACCGACCACGACAAAGGAATTGAAGCTGATGGCTACAACACTGATATAGGAAACTTATCTAGCCCTAAATTTTTCTCTAAGCCAACAGTAACTAACTTAACTATTGAAGGGTTAGGCTCTGGTACTGGAAATGAAGCTATTCGTTTAAGAGCGGGTACGCAAGGTATTTTTAACAACGTTTTGTTAGTAGGTTTTGCTGAAGGATTTGACCTTGATGGTGATGCTACAGATAACCCTACTGGTAACGGTGTGGTTGCTGGTGACTTAAAAGCTACCGATGTTAAATTTGACGACATTACTGTGAAAGTAAAAAATGATACCGGTGTTGCTTTTGCTGAAAGTGACTTCGTTACTGAAAATGATACTGCAACTGGTACAGACTATGCCACTTGGGGAGCTGGATGGACTAGAAAATAA
- the fabF gene encoding beta-ketoacyl-ACP synthase II, whose protein sequence is MQLKRVVVTGLGALTPIGNNKEEYWNGLVNGVSGAAPITYFDAAKFKTRFACELKNFNATDFMNRKEARKMDRFTQYAMVASDEAIADAKLNLDNVDKLRVGVIWGAGIGGLETFQDEVLNYAKGDGTPKFNPFFIPKMIADIAPGNISIKNGFMGPNYTTVSACASSANAMIDALNYIRLGHCDVIVTGGSEAAVTIAGMGGFNAMHALSTRNDSPETASRPFDAERDGFVLGEGAGAIILEEYEHAKARGAKIYAEVIGGGLSSDAHHMTAPHPDGIGVIAVMKNCLENAGIKPEDVDHINTHGTSTPLGDVAELKAISEVFGEHAKNININSTKSMTGHLLGAAGAIEAIASLLAMEHGIVPPTINHTNVDENINPELNLTLNKAQEREIKVAMSNTFGFGGHNACVAFRKLD, encoded by the coding sequence ATGCAATTAAAACGAGTTGTAGTAACTGGACTTGGCGCATTAACGCCAATAGGGAACAATAAAGAAGAGTATTGGAATGGCTTGGTTAACGGAGTTAGCGGAGCGGCACCCATAACGTATTTTGATGCTGCCAAGTTCAAAACTCGTTTCGCATGTGAGCTTAAGAATTTTAACGCGACCGATTTTATGAATAGAAAAGAGGCGCGTAAGATGGATAGATTTACACAGTACGCAATGGTTGCTTCTGATGAGGCAATTGCTGATGCCAAATTAAATCTAGATAACGTTGATAAGTTAAGAGTTGGCGTTATATGGGGAGCAGGTATTGGAGGTTTAGAAACATTTCAAGATGAGGTATTGAACTATGCCAAAGGAGATGGTACTCCAAAATTTAACCCGTTCTTCATTCCAAAAATGATTGCAGATATTGCGCCTGGGAATATTTCTATAAAAAATGGATTTATGGGGCCAAATTATACTACAGTATCTGCTTGTGCATCATCGGCGAATGCCATGATTGATGCTTTGAATTACATTAGACTTGGTCATTGTGATGTAATTGTAACAGGAGGTAGTGAAGCCGCTGTTACTATCGCTGGTATGGGTGGCTTTAATGCGATGCACGCTTTATCTACCAGAAATGACAGCCCAGAAACAGCTTCGAGACCTTTTGATGCTGAACGTGACGGGTTTGTTTTAGGAGAAGGGGCTGGTGCTATCATATTAGAAGAATATGAGCATGCCAAGGCTCGAGGAGCTAAAATTTATGCAGAAGTTATTGGTGGAGGATTATCTTCAGATGCTCACCACATGACAGCGCCTCACCCTGACGGAATAGGTGTGATAGCAGTAATGAAAAACTGCCTTGAAAATGCTGGAATAAAACCAGAAGATGTAGATCATATCAATACTCACGGTACATCAACACCACTAGGAGATGTTGCTGAACTAAAAGCAATCTCTGAAGTTTTTGGAGAGCATGCTAAAAATATCAATATCAACTCAACAAAGTCTATGACAGGACATTTGTTAGGTGCTGCAGGTGCGATTGAAGCAATTGCTTCACTGTTGGCGATGGAACACGGTATTGTTCCCCCAACTATTAATCATACCAATGTTGATGAAAATATCAATCCAGAGTTAAACTTAACGTTAAACAAAGCTCAAGAAAGAGAGATTAAAGTAGCCATGAGTAATACCTTTGGTTTTGGAGGTCATAATGCTTGTGTTGCTTTTAGAAAATTAGACTAG